One stretch of Pseudoalteromonas shioyasakiensis DNA includes these proteins:
- a CDS encoding elongation factor G: MADLSKYRNIGIFAHVDAGKTTTTERILKLTGKIHKTGEVHDGESTTDFMEQEAERGITIQSAAVTCEWKGHRLNVIDTPGHVDFTVEVYRSLKVLDGGIGVFCGSGGVEPQSETNWRYANESEVARVIFVNKLDRMGADFYRVVGQVEKVLGANPLVMTLPIGIEDQFCGVVDVLEKKAYVWDETGLPENYEVQDVPADMVDKVDEYHEMLVESAVEQDEDLMMAYMEGEEPSLEDIKRCIRKGTRDLAFFPTYCGSAFKNKGMQLVLDAVVDYLPSPTEVDPQPLTDPETGEPTGEVATVSADEPLKALAFKIMDDRFGALTFIRIYAGRMKKGDTILNSATGKTERIGRMVEMQADERNELTEAQAGDIIAVVGMKNVQTGHTLCDPKHECTLEAMIFPDPVISIAVAPKDKGGNEKMGIAIGKMVAEDPSFQVETDEDSGETILKGMGELHLDIKVDILKRTYGVDLVVGQPQVAYRETITKEIEDSYTHKKQSGGSGQFGKIDYRIKPGEQNSGFTFSSSVVGGNVPKEFWPAVEKGFASMMQEGVLAGFPVLDVEVELFDGAFHAVDSSAIAFEIAAKGAFRQSIPKAGAQLLEPIMKVDVFTPEDNVGDVIGDLNRRRGMIKDQEAGAMGVRIKGDVPLSEMFGYIGHLRTITSGRGQFSMEFSHYAPCPANVAETVIAAEKEKKAAK, encoded by the coding sequence ATGGCAGATTTATCGAAGTACAGAAATATTGGTATTTTCGCCCACGTTGACGCGGGTAAAACTACCACCACTGAGCGTATCCTTAAGCTTACGGGTAAAATTCATAAGACTGGTGAGGTACACGACGGTGAGTCTACTACTGACTTCATGGAACAAGAAGCTGAGCGCGGTATTACAATCCAATCAGCAGCTGTAACTTGTGAGTGGAAAGGCCACCGCTTAAACGTTATCGATACTCCGGGACACGTTGACTTCACAGTAGAAGTATACCGTTCACTTAAAGTACTAGACGGTGGTATCGGTGTATTCTGTGGTTCTGGTGGTGTTGAGCCGCAGTCAGAAACTAACTGGCGTTATGCGAACGAATCAGAAGTTGCACGTGTAATCTTCGTAAACAAATTAGACCGTATGGGTGCTGATTTCTACCGCGTTGTAGGTCAAGTTGAGAAAGTACTAGGTGCTAACCCACTAGTTATGACTTTACCAATCGGTATCGAAGACCAATTTTGTGGTGTTGTAGACGTACTTGAGAAAAAAGCATACGTTTGGGATGAGACTGGTCTTCCTGAAAACTACGAAGTACAAGACGTTCCAGCTGACATGGTAGACAAAGTTGATGAATACCATGAAATGCTTGTTGAGTCTGCTGTTGAGCAAGACGAAGACCTAATGATGGCTTACATGGAAGGTGAAGAGCCTTCTCTAGAAGACATCAAACGTTGTATCCGTAAAGGTACTCGTGATCTTGCGTTCTTCCCAACATACTGTGGTTCTGCATTCAAAAACAAAGGTATGCAGTTAGTACTAGACGCGGTTGTAGATTACCTACCTTCGCCTACAGAAGTTGACCCACAACCTCTAACTGATCCTGAAACAGGTGAGCCTACTGGTGAAGTAGCAACTGTTTCTGCAGATGAGCCACTTAAAGCGTTAGCGTTCAAAATCATGGACGACCGTTTCGGTGCACTTACGTTCATCCGTATCTACGCTGGTCGCATGAAGAAAGGTGACACAATCCTTAACTCAGCAACTGGTAAAACAGAGCGTATCGGCCGTATGGTTGAGATGCAAGCTGACGAGCGTAACGAACTTACTGAAGCACAAGCGGGTGACATCATCGCTGTTGTTGGTATGAAGAACGTTCAAACTGGTCACACTCTTTGTGATCCTAAGCACGAATGTACACTTGAAGCGATGATCTTCCCTGATCCAGTAATCTCAATCGCTGTTGCTCCTAAAGACAAAGGCGGTAACGAGAAGATGGGTATCGCGATCGGTAAGATGGTTGCAGAAGATCCTTCATTCCAAGTTGAAACTGACGAAGATTCAGGCGAAACCATCCTTAAAGGTATGGGTGAGCTTCACTTAGATATCAAAGTAGATATCCTTAAGCGTACTTACGGCGTAGACCTAGTTGTTGGTCAACCTCAGGTTGCTTACCGTGAAACTATCACGAAAGAAATCGAAGATAGCTACACGCATAAGAAACAATCTGGTGGTTCTGGTCAATTCGGTAAGATCGATTACCGCATCAAGCCAGGCGAGCAAAACTCAGGCTTCACGTTCTCTTCATCAGTTGTTGGTGGTAACGTACCTAAAGAATTCTGGCCTGCAGTTGAGAAAGGCTTCGCATCAATGATGCAAGAAGGTGTTCTAGCTGGCTTCCCAGTATTAGACGTTGAAGTTGAACTTTTCGACGGTGCTTTCCACGCAGTTGACTCATCAGCAATCGCGTTCGAAATCGCTGCTAAAGGCGCTTTCCGTCAGTCTATCCCTAAAGCGGGTGCACAACTTCTTGAGCCAATCATGAAAGTTGACGTATTCACTCCGGAAGACAACGTAGGTGACGTAATCGGTGACCTTAACCGTCGTCGTGGTATGATCAAAGACCAAGAAGCTGGCGCAATGGGCGTTCGCATCAAGGGTGATGTACCACTTTCTGAAATGTTCGGTTACATCGGCCACTTACGTACAATCACGTCAGGTCGTGGTCAGTTCTCTATGGAGTTCTCACACTACGCACCATGTCCTGCAAACGTTGCTGAAACAGTAATCGCTGCAGAAAAAGAGAAAAAAGCTGCTAAGTAA
- a CDS encoding response regulator: MTYSVVIVEDEVEVAQLLAQYLLLPHGVAGQQGARQTLRQGQYQVVGIAGNLATAKALLSAVNADLILLDIHLPDGNGLDLLNELRREEMKSEVMLLTAAKEVETLEKAMQLGACDFLVKPLMLNRLDQALARFEARQQCFSDADEVTQSMVDTLFGSQEQLKTPVRLPKGVDQLTLQKILKAFKANIGTAFTAQQMGDLVGVSRSTARRYLEYLLEAEQVSADQSYGSIGRPERCYKMTSS; this comes from the coding sequence ATGACTTACTCAGTTGTCATTGTTGAAGATGAAGTAGAAGTTGCCCAATTATTGGCGCAATATTTATTACTTCCTCATGGCGTAGCTGGCCAACAAGGGGCGCGGCAAACACTGCGTCAAGGGCAATATCAGGTTGTTGGTATTGCAGGCAATCTTGCCACTGCGAAAGCGTTATTATCGGCCGTTAATGCCGATTTAATTTTGCTCGATATTCATTTACCCGATGGCAATGGTCTTGATTTACTTAATGAGTTGCGCCGCGAGGAAATGAAAAGCGAAGTAATGCTTTTAACCGCAGCAAAAGAAGTAGAAACACTAGAAAAAGCCATGCAGCTTGGCGCTTGTGACTTCTTGGTTAAGCCATTAATGCTAAATCGCTTAGATCAAGCATTGGCACGATTCGAAGCAAGACAACAATGTTTCTCAGATGCCGATGAAGTAACCCAATCTATGGTCGATACTTTATTTGGATCGCAAGAACAGTTAAAAACGCCAGTTAGGCTACCAAAAGGGGTGGATCAGCTTACTTTGCAAAAGATCTTAAAAGCTTTTAAAGCGAATATTGGCACGGCTTTTACTGCTCAGCAAATGGGGGATTTAGTGGGCGTAAGTCGCTCAACAGCCCGCCGTTACCTCGAATACTTGCTTGAAGCTGAGCAAGTCAGTGCTGATCAGAGCTACGGAAGTATCGGGCGACCTGAGCGCTGTTATAAAATGACAAGCAGCTAA